In Candidatus Nitronauta litoralis, one DNA window encodes the following:
- the flgA gene encoding flagellar basal body P-ring formation protein FlgA, translating into MKIKSRLFQAAPWLSGLIMVLLLCTPPVFAGEYQELTGATITESARNYLLNEMDWDPNDVEVKVDYTGKALSLPEGELKMDFQLAGNHRPIGRIPLSLVLTVDGEMIRKIWLNARVNVFFDVVQTTRPVPRNRVLTSGDVEIVRVMSSRPLRNIIYDPNEVIGQQTVRDIDHGQNISPYMVKRVPLVKRGDRVLIVAERNRLRITAPGVVKEPGFKDTIVQVENQQTKKIIHGTVIDAKTIKVEF; encoded by the coding sequence ATGAAAATAAAATCCAGATTGTTTCAGGCAGCACCATGGCTCTCAGGTTTGATTATGGTTCTGCTGCTGTGTACTCCACCTGTTTTTGCCGGGGAATACCAGGAGTTGACTGGCGCGACTATCACCGAATCGGCCCGCAATTATCTCCTTAATGAGATGGATTGGGATCCGAATGATGTCGAAGTCAAGGTTGACTACACGGGCAAAGCCCTCTCCTTGCCCGAAGGAGAACTGAAAATGGATTTCCAGCTTGCTGGTAATCATCGACCGATTGGACGCATACCCCTGAGCCTGGTGCTTACCGTTGACGGTGAAATGATTCGGAAAATCTGGCTCAACGCCAGGGTGAATGTGTTCTTTGACGTGGTGCAGACGACTCGCCCGGTCCCCAGGAACCGGGTACTGACATCCGGTGATGTTGAAATTGTCCGGGTGATGTCTTCGCGACCCTTACGGAACATTATTTATGATCCGAATGAAGTCATAGGGCAGCAAACGGTTCGCGATATTGACCACGGTCAAAATATTTCGCCTTATATGGTCAAGCGGGTTCCTCTGGTCAAGCGGGGAGATCGTGTTTTGATTGTTGCGGAACGAAACCGTTTGCGGATCACCGCACCCGGTGTTGTGAAAGAACCGGGATTCAAAGACACCATTGTTCAAGTTGAGAACCAGCAGACCAAAAAAATAATTCACGGCACCGTCATTGATGCCAAAACCATAAAAGTGGAATTCTGA
- a CDS encoding transporter substrate-binding domain-containing protein, producing the protein MRYPVHILAVFFLTIVVCFPPPSIAGPHPDLFLDKDEIAWIKSHPNVKVANEMDWPPFDFVDGGKPKGYSIDLMNLIAEKTGLNITYVNGMTWDEIINRFKKGEIDVLPAVYVNEERQDYILFTQKYFSQPSVLVVQKDNKDIVDINSLSGKRVAGITDYLITDALKVYDPSITIVPVNNTLDGIKAVSLGKADALVESIGVVSQLLETHFIPNVKTVINVDFEPIANPDLHMGVAKHNTILFSILNKTLSTISREKKRQLRERWFNLPTIKDIKLTPEQQKWVDEHPVIRVGVDKDYAPYSFLNENGQYVGIALDFMKLLSQRLGLKFEPIPGLGWPEILGRAKSRKLDVLATTVTTPERRQFLNFTPVYIPTPLVIMTRNDFNKIKSPKDLAGKRVALVKGYSVSDTINKEHPDITGYPVENPTEGLQAVAIGKADAYVGVLGVNVFLNRKNGITNLKIASSYNFESNGQRFAIRSDWAELTVLLTQALETINEEERRIIFDRWIKTEFEKQPDYSILFKTFAVFIFVTAILYFFIWKMAREIKLRKTAEKELKKNNEILLHAKREAEKANQAKSDFISSMSHELRTPLNAILGYGQLLEIRNQDSMDQLSKEGVQQILLGGRHLLELINEILDLARIESGKLEFTYEDIQVGPLVDDLVKQLEPLRAAFDVNLETKQIIESDLVIYADKFKVKQVLINLISNAIKYNKKNGKVYITGDLCPDNSIRINVADTGKGINEDKIGSIFEPFDRLGEEETEGTGIGLTITKRLVEQMNGTISVTTKILEGSCFSVTFPKGTIHKEVTDDPESKKKLGYLREFNQGKILYVEDNNQNIKLLKRILEDQPGIKLIMAGTGEKGVLLAKKELPNLILLDINLPGINGFEAFKQLQKDPLTKSIPVVALTANAMHSEIERAKQMGFESYLTKPLDLPRLFKTIEEYI; encoded by the coding sequence ATGAGATACCCGGTTCACATTCTCGCGGTTTTTTTTTTAACGATAGTAGTCTGTTTCCCTCCCCCTTCAATCGCAGGACCCCACCCGGATTTATTTCTCGATAAAGACGAAATTGCGTGGATAAAGTCCCACCCGAATGTCAAGGTTGCCAATGAAATGGATTGGCCTCCCTTTGATTTTGTGGATGGGGGAAAGCCAAAAGGTTATTCCATTGACCTGATGAATTTGATTGCTGAAAAAACCGGTTTAAATATCACTTATGTAAATGGAATGACCTGGGATGAAATAATCAACCGTTTTAAAAAAGGCGAAATTGATGTTTTGCCGGCGGTTTATGTTAACGAGGAAAGACAAGACTATATTCTGTTCACCCAAAAGTATTTTTCCCAACCTTCAGTCCTTGTTGTCCAGAAAGACAACAAGGATATCGTCGATATAAACAGCCTGTCTGGAAAACGCGTTGCCGGTATTACCGATTACTTAATCACCGATGCCTTGAAGGTTTACGATCCTTCGATAACCATTGTCCCCGTAAACAATACGCTGGACGGTATCAAAGCTGTTTCTCTTGGAAAAGCTGATGCGCTGGTGGAAAGCATTGGGGTCGTTTCGCAATTACTTGAAACTCATTTTATTCCAAACGTAAAAACGGTGATCAATGTCGACTTTGAACCGATCGCCAACCCGGACCTGCATATGGGTGTCGCTAAACACAACACCATACTTTTTAGTATTTTAAATAAAACCCTCTCAACCATCTCCCGGGAAAAAAAGCGCCAGTTGCGGGAACGATGGTTCAACCTCCCCACCATCAAGGACATTAAACTCACCCCGGAGCAACAAAAATGGGTGGATGAACATCCAGTGATTCGCGTTGGCGTTGACAAGGATTATGCACCCTACAGCTTTTTAAATGAAAACGGGCAATACGTTGGAATAGCTCTGGACTTTATGAAACTGCTATCCCAAAGGCTTGGCCTGAAATTTGAACCCATTCCAGGTTTAGGCTGGCCTGAAATTCTGGGAAGAGCAAAATCCCGGAAACTGGATGTGCTTGCGACAACCGTGACCACTCCGGAACGTCGCCAGTTCCTGAACTTCACTCCAGTTTATATTCCAACCCCGCTCGTCATCATGACCCGAAATGATTTTAACAAAATAAAATCACCCAAGGACCTGGCCGGTAAACGGGTTGCTCTCGTTAAAGGGTATTCCGTGAGCGATACCATCAATAAGGAGCATCCCGATATAACAGGATATCCAGTTGAAAACCCCACAGAGGGATTGCAGGCCGTGGCTATTGGAAAAGCAGATGCCTATGTAGGCGTGCTGGGTGTAAACGTCTTCCTCAATAGAAAAAACGGAATCACAAACCTGAAAATTGCCTCCAGCTATAACTTTGAATCCAACGGGCAACGTTTTGCAATTCGGAGCGACTGGGCGGAATTGACGGTGTTACTAACGCAGGCACTTGAGACCATAAATGAGGAAGAACGCAGAATAATATTTGACCGGTGGATTAAAACTGAGTTTGAAAAACAGCCGGATTATTCGATTTTATTTAAAACCTTTGCCGTTTTTATTTTCGTTACAGCCATTTTATATTTTTTCATCTGGAAAATGGCCCGGGAAATAAAACTCCGGAAAACAGCCGAAAAAGAACTTAAGAAGAACAATGAAATTCTTCTACACGCTAAACGCGAGGCTGAAAAAGCCAATCAGGCAAAATCTGACTTTATATCCAGTATGAGCCATGAACTGAGAACCCCCTTGAACGCTATTTTGGGTTACGGACAGCTCCTGGAAATCCGTAATCAGGATTCCATGGACCAACTGAGCAAGGAAGGTGTTCAGCAAATTTTATTGGGGGGGAGACATCTCCTGGAACTAATCAATGAAATTCTGGACCTGGCTAGGATTGAATCCGGAAAGCTGGAATTTACATATGAAGACATTCAAGTTGGGCCTCTGGTTGATGACCTGGTCAAACAACTCGAACCCCTTCGTGCTGCATTTGATGTGAACCTGGAAACAAAGCAGATTATAGAATCTGACCTGGTTATTTATGCTGATAAATTTAAAGTGAAGCAGGTTCTCATTAACCTTATTTCAAATGCTATTAAATATAATAAAAAGAACGGTAAAGTTTATATCACGGGTGATCTCTGCCCTGATAATTCAATCAGGATTAATGTTGCTGATACTGGAAAAGGAATTAATGAAGATAAGATCGGTTCTATTTTCGAGCCTTTCGATAGGTTGGGCGAGGAAGAAACGGAAGGCACAGGTATTGGCCTCACCATTACAAAAAGGCTGGTAGAACAAATGAATGGAACAATTTCGGTGACCACCAAAATTTTGGAAGGAAGCTGTTTTTCCGTGACTTTTCCTAAAGGAACCATTCACAAAGAGGTAACTGATGATCCTGAATCTAAAAAGAAATTAGGCTACCTCAGGGAATTCAATCAAGGAAAAATCCTGTATGTTGAAGATAACAACCAAAATATAAAACTTTTAAAAAGGATTTTAGAAGACCAGCCCGGCATTAAATTAATTATGGCTGGGACTGGAGAAAAGGGAGTGCTTTTGGCAAAAAAAGAACTTCCGAATTTGATCCTGCTGGATATCAATTTACCGGGAATCAATGGCTTTGAAGCCTTTAAACAATTGCAAAAAGATCCTTTAACAAAATCCATCCCGGTTGTCGCCTTAACCGCAAATGCTATGCACTCCGAAATTGAGAGGGCGAAGCAAATGGGTTTTGAAAGTTACTTGACCAAACCTCTGGACCTTCCCCGGCTTTTCAAAACCATCGAAGAGTATATTTAA
- the flgG gene encoding flagellar basal-body rod protein FlgG — protein sequence MIRSLFTASTGMHAQDLNVSVIANNLSNVNTAGFKRSRPDFQDLVYQNLRLVGTLNVSGNQVPTGAQLGLGVKPAAIQKIFIQGDFAQTQNPFDMAIEGKGFFQITLPNGTIGYSRAGTFKLDQAGQMVTSDGLLMQPAITIPQNALNVSIDPTGQVSVTQPGATTPAVVGTIQTTTFQNPAGLQAIGSNLFIQTAASGAPNVGNPGIDDRGTVRQGFLELSNVSVVEEMVNLITAQRAYEVNSRTVQTADEMLQVASNLKR from the coding sequence ATGATACGCTCCTTATTCACTGCCTCAACGGGCATGCATGCCCAGGATCTCAATGTCAGCGTCATAGCCAATAACCTGTCAAACGTCAATACGGCAGGTTTCAAGCGAAGTCGCCCGGATTTTCAGGATCTCGTTTACCAGAACCTGAGACTTGTCGGGACCCTGAACGTCAGCGGTAACCAGGTTCCAACCGGTGCACAACTCGGACTTGGTGTTAAGCCCGCAGCCATCCAGAAAATTTTCATTCAAGGCGATTTCGCCCAGACCCAGAATCCGTTCGATATGGCTATCGAAGGTAAGGGATTCTTTCAGATTACCCTACCCAATGGAACGATTGGTTATAGCCGTGCCGGGACATTCAAACTCGACCAGGCCGGGCAAATGGTTACCTCCGACGGGCTGCTCATGCAACCCGCCATCACCATTCCTCAAAACGCTTTGAATGTTTCGATTGATCCAACAGGACAAGTTTCGGTGACTCAACCCGGGGCAACCACCCCTGCCGTTGTGGGAACCATCCAGACCACAACCTTTCAGAATCCGGCGGGTTTACAGGCGATCGGGTCCAACCTTTTCATTCAGACGGCCGCTTCGGGTGCGCCCAATGTCGGTAACCCGGGCATTGATGACCGCGGAACCGTGCGGCAGGGTTTTCTGGAGCTTTCAAATGTCAGCGTGGTTGAAGAGATGGTTAATCTCATCACAGCCCAGCGGGCTTATGAAGTCAATTCACGAACCGTGCAGACCGCAGATGAAATGTTGCAGGTCGCCAGTAATCTCAAACGATAA
- a CDS encoding rhodanese-like domain-containing protein — MERISIDKLHDEILPNLGDDELILDVRTADEFSEGHIKGARNQTHENVSQIADELKNYKTVYVHCKMGGRAQKAAEALDIEGLDNIVCVSDGGMQKWMDMGWEME, encoded by the coding sequence ATGGAACGGATCAGTATCGACAAATTGCACGACGAAATTTTGCCGAACCTGGGTGATGATGAATTGATTCTGGATGTCCGCACAGCGGACGAATTTTCTGAAGGGCATATCAAGGGAGCCCGTAACCAGACCCACGAAAATGTTTCCCAGATTGCAGATGAACTGAAGAACTACAAAACGGTTTACGTCCATTGCAAAATGGGTGGGCGGGCGCAAAAGGCTGCAGAAGCATTGGATATAGAAGGCCTCGATAATATTGTCTGCGTCAGTGACGGAGGAATGCAGAAGTGGATGGATATGGGTTGGGAAATGGAATAG
- the flgF gene encoding flagellar basal-body rod protein FlgF: MQESLYIAASGGMIQQRKMETLANNLANVSTSGFKKDSLVFKEILPGLNPNLDFESSKQALQEPRYSNRSVSYAGLTDFATHYSQGGLTATQNPLDLALEGDGFFKVGTEEGPRYTRKGNFHLDENNRIVSASGLPLLSPKDQEIVVPSNGGTITIDPQGTVTVGDAVQAITVGKLDVVHFGDKSQLKKDGESLFRQVAGDPPEKAPASTTIRQGFVESSNVNLVQEMTTMIQTIRTFEAMQKLIQTIDDLNGQSINSIARVA, from the coding sequence ATGCAGGAAAGCCTCTATATTGCCGCGTCTGGCGGGATGATTCAACAGAGAAAAATGGAAACACTGGCTAACAATCTGGCCAATGTGAGCACCTCAGGTTTTAAGAAAGACAGTCTCGTGTTCAAAGAAATCCTTCCCGGGCTCAATCCCAATCTCGATTTCGAATCCAGCAAGCAGGCTTTACAGGAACCTCGCTACAGCAATCGGTCCGTTTCCTATGCAGGGTTGACCGATTTTGCTACCCACTATTCTCAAGGGGGTCTTACTGCTACGCAGAACCCCCTGGACCTTGCACTGGAAGGCGACGGCTTTTTTAAAGTGGGAACCGAAGAAGGGCCGCGCTACACGCGTAAAGGAAACTTTCATCTCGATGAAAACAACCGGATTGTGTCCGCCTCCGGTCTTCCGCTTTTGTCTCCGAAAGATCAGGAAATTGTTGTTCCTTCCAACGGAGGCACGATCACCATTGATCCACAAGGAACCGTCACGGTGGGTGATGCTGTTCAAGCCATCACTGTTGGCAAATTGGATGTGGTCCACTTTGGAGACAAGAGTCAGCTTAAGAAAGACGGCGAAAGCCTGTTCCGTCAGGTCGCAGGTGATCCTCCGGAAAAAGCTCCGGCTTCAACCACGATTCGTCAGGGATTTGTAGAAAGTTCAAACGTAAATCTGGTCCAGGAAATGACCACAATGATTCAAACCATTCGCACATTTGAAGCGATGCAGAAACTGATTCAGACCATAGACGATCTCAACGGTCAATCCATCAATAGTATTGCGCGAGTGGCATAA
- a CDS encoding flagellar basal body P-ring protein FlgI, with amino-acid sequence MSNHRILLKLITSLLIIAMLASSAHAIRVKELVNISGVRNNQLIGFGLVIGLANTGDRATNVFFSIQTIVNMLQKLGVTVPANRIAQLQFKNIAVVMVTANLPPFARQGDAIDVTVSSIGDSVSLQGGTLLMTPLKGPDSLTYAVAQGSVSIGGFVVQGGAQGAQKNHPTVGKIVNGAMVEKEIPVAFNIKKEIYLSLKRTDFTTASRIAKAVNADMKEVLATTLDGRTLHLKVPAFYRDNTSAFVTRIERLQVNPDTVAKVIIDERTGTVVMGENVRISTVAVAHGSLFVQIKEEPVVSQPPPLSETGETVIVPRTRVTAEEGEDRLIIVPSGIGIGEVVNALNAIGVNPRDLIAILQAIKASGSLHAELQII; translated from the coding sequence ATGTCGAACCATCGAATCTTACTCAAGCTAATAACATCCCTTTTGATCATTGCCATGCTGGCATCGTCTGCCCACGCCATCAGGGTGAAGGAACTGGTCAATATCTCAGGCGTACGTAACAATCAGCTCATTGGATTTGGTCTTGTTATCGGGCTTGCTAATACCGGTGACCGGGCCACCAATGTGTTCTTCTCCATCCAGACGATCGTGAATATGCTGCAAAAACTGGGTGTCACGGTTCCAGCAAACCGGATTGCTCAGTTGCAGTTTAAAAACATTGCCGTAGTCATGGTTACGGCCAACCTGCCTCCCTTTGCCCGCCAGGGGGATGCAATCGATGTCACGGTATCCTCCATTGGTGACTCGGTCAGTCTGCAGGGGGGAACGTTGCTCATGACGCCATTGAAAGGACCGGATTCCCTGACCTACGCTGTGGCTCAGGGTTCGGTTTCCATTGGTGGGTTTGTCGTGCAGGGCGGGGCACAGGGCGCGCAGAAGAACCATCCTACCGTTGGAAAAATTGTCAACGGAGCCATGGTTGAAAAAGAAATCCCGGTTGCTTTTAACATCAAAAAAGAAATCTACCTTTCACTGAAACGCACCGACTTCACGACTGCATCCCGAATCGCCAAGGCGGTCAATGCAGATATGAAGGAAGTCCTGGCTACCACTCTGGATGGGCGCACCCTTCATTTAAAGGTGCCTGCGTTCTACCGCGATAACACCTCCGCGTTTGTTACACGCATTGAACGTTTACAGGTCAATCCCGACACGGTTGCGAAGGTCATTATCGATGAACGGACCGGAACGGTGGTGATGGGTGAAAATGTTCGAATATCAACTGTCGCTGTTGCCCATGGCAGTTTGTTTGTCCAGATCAAGGAAGAGCCCGTCGTATCACAACCGCCACCTTTATCCGAAACCGGTGAAACGGTGATCGTTCCCAGAACCCGGGTTACCGCAGAAGAAGGTGAAGACCGCCTGATTATCGTGCCCTCTGGAATCGGAATCGGTGAGGTGGTCAACGCTTTAAACGCAATCGGTGTGAACCCGCGGGATTTGATCGCAATACTCCAGGCCATCAAAGCCTCTGGCTCCCTTCACGCTGAACTGCAGATTATCTAA
- a CDS encoding flagellar basal body L-ring protein FlgH — MKIFRLFLIAVLGFSLGACSTIKEIKPQPGPRAAIVTHDIYPKPEIKPNEGSIWPGDTSQNLLFGDTKARNVGDVVNVVLDESFTSTATATTSTSKTSNINLSTGQLLGLPTNLGVTNFLGSGNQFDPNLNATTSRATDGSGTTTRNGSMTGTISAVIKKILPNDHFLIEGRRTIQYNNEEQQMVLTGIIRRVDISFSNSVNSSSIADARIALSGEGVVSDEQHVGWLTRILTKVWPF; from the coding sequence ATGAAAATTTTTCGATTGTTCCTTATTGCTGTCCTTGGTTTCAGTCTGGGTGCTTGTTCCACGATCAAAGAGATCAAGCCCCAGCCCGGACCCAGAGCTGCAATCGTCACCCATGACATTTATCCCAAACCTGAGATTAAGCCGAATGAAGGCTCTATCTGGCCGGGGGATACTTCGCAGAACCTTTTATTTGGAGACACCAAGGCACGCAATGTCGGTGATGTGGTGAATGTTGTTTTGGATGAAAGTTTTACCTCGACGGCAACGGCCACCACTTCTACATCCAAGACTTCAAATATTAACCTCAGTACCGGACAGTTACTTGGACTCCCTACCAACCTGGGGGTAACCAATTTTCTGGGCTCCGGCAATCAGTTTGATCCAAACCTGAATGCCACCACCAGCAGGGCAACTGATGGATCAGGAACTACAACGCGAAATGGATCCATGACCGGTACTATTTCTGCGGTGATTAAGAAAATTTTGCCGAACGATCATTTCCTGATCGAAGGTAGGAGGACCATCCAGTACAACAATGAAGAACAGCAAATGGTGTTGACGGGGATCATCCGTCGCGTTGACATTTCCTTCAGCAATAGCGTCAATTCGAGCAGTATTGCAGATGCCCGCATCGCCCTGTCCGGGGAAGGTGTGGTTTCCGATGAACAACATGTCGGCTGGTTGACAAGGATACTGACAAAGGTATGGCCATTCTAA